The genomic DNA ATGATtgcagagtttgcaaaacaaaatggccacaggattgatgcaaataatcatgatatcatgatatcattctgccagatAGGCATAGGCTAAATTGTagtttaattgagaaggtttttggcgAACCTTTTCATCTCTACCAGAAGATGTTATCATTAGCATcatcatcgctaacggctacacaacGTTTTTGCGTGCACcgcacacataaacacagtcttCGGCGTTCCTGTGCCGTTTCAGGAAGTTGCAGGAACGTACGAACcactgatgcattttgttcatgtcttatgattTACTTGGGTAAATTCatacattttcacattttcaaaaaGTTCAATACATGTAGTTAATTTCCTATTaaggtcaatacattttagaacattgTTGAATTCCGTTTAAATGGTATTCCGTCAATGTTCTCCGCAACACAGATTTTATAGGGCTctaggagtggagagaggagagagaggaggaaggggacggaggagagggagggatggagggttgttTCATGGCGCAAACGAGCGAATATCTTGTAACGCACGTTTAAGAAACGTTTCAAATTAAATCACTTTCATATTATAATTAGTATTCTTGCACAGATCTTTGCTGTTTTGCACCTCAAAAATGTCACGCTATGTTGCCCTTCTTATAGATAACCTGTCATACATCGAGCACATCTTTGAGATCTCACGACGACCAGACCTGCTGACCCGGGTCATTGAGTATCGCACCACCGTACTCAAGATCTCTGAGGACGACGAGATCGACACCAAGCTCACACGCATCCCCTCTGCCAAGAAatacaaaggtgtgtgtgtgtgtgtgtgtgacaccaaGCTCACACGCATTCCCTCTGCCAAAAAAAACATTCAACTTTTACTGAGACTTtactcttttttctttctctttctctctcctcagatATCATTCGCCAACCCTCTGAAGACGAGATCATAAAGTTGGCTCCTCCCCCTAAAAAAGTGTGAGGTCATCACCCC from Salmo salar chromosome ssa07, Ssal_v3.1, whole genome shotgun sequence includes the following:
- the pea15 gene encoding Astrocytic phosphoprotein PEA-15 → MSEYSSLLSDLSENITNEDLDQLKSACKEDITEDQSNTITSSKEWFNYLEKNEKLALDNLSYIEHIFEISRRPDLLTRVIEYRTTVLKISEDDEIDTKLTRIPSAKKYKDIIRQPSEDEIIKLAPPPKKV